A genome region from Bradyrhizobium sp. WSM1417 includes the following:
- the bla gene encoding class A beta-lactamase, producing the protein MLFDRRSLLASLCWIAASPALAADGLPELETYERESGGRIGVYAENLATGAKLAWRADERFVMCSTFKASLAACVLARVDRGEDQLAAMIPYGKADLLEYAPVAKQNVAAGAMSVTEMCKAIVELSDNTCANLLLARIGGPAALTAFWRSLGDTTSRLDHNEPELNRSPPGDPRDTTTPAAMAGNLRRLVTGEALSTTSRAQLTEWLVGCKTGANRLRAGLPASWKIGDKTGNNGKDASGDIAVAWPKPDTKPDAPILIAAYTQGGTPSAAQIETVFARIGHMVAERLA; encoded by the coding sequence ATGCTTTTCGATCGCCGTTCGCTGCTTGCCTCATTGTGCTGGATTGCCGCCTCTCCCGCGCTCGCCGCAGACGGATTACCTGAGCTCGAAACCTATGAGCGCGAGAGTGGCGGCCGGATCGGGGTCTATGCCGAGAACCTCGCGACCGGCGCAAAGCTCGCATGGCGCGCCGACGAACGGTTCGTCATGTGCTCGACATTCAAGGCTTCGCTGGCGGCTTGCGTACTGGCGCGAGTCGATCGTGGCGAGGATCAGCTTGCCGCCATGATCCCGTACGGCAAGGCCGACCTGCTGGAGTACGCACCGGTCGCCAAGCAGAACGTTGCCGCCGGAGCAATGTCGGTCACCGAGATGTGCAAGGCGATTGTCGAGCTCAGCGACAACACCTGCGCCAATTTGCTGCTGGCGCGGATCGGCGGTCCCGCCGCACTCACCGCATTCTGGCGCTCGCTCGGCGACACCACCTCTCGGCTCGACCACAACGAGCCCGAGCTCAACCGCTCACCGCCCGGCGATCCCCGCGACACTACGACTCCGGCGGCGATGGCAGGCAATCTGCGCCGGCTGGTGACGGGCGAGGCGCTGTCGACCACCTCGCGCGCGCAGCTCACGGAGTGGCTGGTGGGTTGCAAGACCGGCGCGAACCGGCTGCGTGCCGGCCTCCCCGCAAGCTGGAAGATCGGCGACAAGACCGGCAACAACGGCAAGGACGCCTCCGGCGACATCGCGGTGGCCTGGCCCAAGCCCGATACGAAGCCCGATGCACCGATCCTGATCGCGGCCTATACCCAGGGCGGCACGCCGAGCGCGGCGCAGATCGAAACCGTGTTCGCACGCATCGGCCACATGGTGGCCGAGCGGCTGGCGTGA
- the ispG gene encoding flavodoxin-dependent (E)-4-hydroxy-3-methylbut-2-enyl-diphosphate synthase, which translates to MNKLEKTIDSDVAGPAPRHKTTQVKVGDVAVGGGAPIVVQSMTNTDTADIDGTIAQVAALARAGSEMVRITVDREEAAAAVPHIRDGLLKRGITTPLIGDFHYIGHKLLAAYPACAEALAKYRINPGNVGFKDKRDTQFADIIEIANKNNKPVRIGANWGSLDQELLTKLMDENAASADPRDVRAVTREAMVQSALLSAARAEELGMPKDRIILSAKVSAVQDLIAVYQDLASRSDYAIHLGLTEAGMGTKGIVASSAALGILLQQGIGDTIRISLTPEPGGDRTREVQVGQELLQTMGFRTFVPLVAACPGCGRTTSTTFQELASSIQGFIRDEMPTWKTKYPGVEELNVAVMGCIVNGPGESKHANIGISLPGTGEAPAAPVFVDGKKFRTLRGPTISADFKALVIDYIEQRYGQGAKVPVTAAE; encoded by the coding sequence ATGAACAAGCTCGAAAAGACCATCGATTCCGACGTTGCGGGCCCCGCGCCCCGGCACAAGACCACCCAGGTCAAGGTCGGCGACGTCGCCGTCGGCGGCGGTGCGCCGATCGTCGTGCAGTCGATGACCAACACCGACACCGCCGATATCGACGGCACCATTGCCCAGGTCGCAGCGCTCGCCCGCGCCGGCTCCGAAATGGTCCGCATCACCGTGGACCGTGAGGAGGCGGCCGCCGCCGTTCCGCACATCCGCGACGGCCTGCTCAAGCGCGGCATCACCACGCCGCTGATCGGCGACTTCCACTATATCGGCCACAAGCTGCTCGCGGCCTATCCGGCCTGCGCCGAGGCGCTCGCCAAATATCGTATCAATCCCGGCAATGTCGGCTTCAAGGACAAGCGCGACACCCAGTTTGCCGACATCATCGAGATCGCCAACAAGAACAACAAGCCGGTGCGCATCGGCGCCAATTGGGGTTCGCTCGATCAGGAGCTGCTGACCAAGCTGATGGACGAGAACGCCGCGTCCGCCGATCCGCGCGACGTGCGCGCGGTGACGCGCGAGGCCATGGTGCAGTCCGCGCTGCTCTCGGCCGCGCGCGCCGAAGAGCTCGGCATGCCGAAGGATCGCATCATCCTCTCGGCCAAAGTCTCGGCCGTGCAGGATCTGATCGCGGTCTATCAGGATCTCGCCAGCCGTTCCGACTACGCGATCCATCTCGGCCTGACCGAGGCCGGCATGGGCACCAAGGGCATCGTGGCGTCCTCGGCCGCGCTCGGCATCCTGTTGCAGCAGGGCATCGGCGACACCATCCGCATCTCACTGACGCCGGAGCCCGGCGGCGACCGTACCCGCGAGGTGCAGGTCGGTCAGGAGCTCTTGCAGACCATGGGCTTCCGCACCTTCGTGCCGCTGGTTGCGGCGTGCCCCGGCTGCGGCCGCACCACCTCGACCACCTTCCAGGAACTGGCCAGCTCGATCCAGGGGTTCATCCGCGACGAGATGCCGACCTGGAAGACGAAATATCCCGGCGTGGAAGAGCTCAACGTCGCGGTGATGGGCTGCATCGTCAACGGCCCCGGCGAATCCAAGCACGCCAATATCGGCATCTCGCTGCCGGGCACGGGCGAGGCGCCGGCTGCCCCGGTGTTCGTCGACGGCAAGAAGTTCCGCACCCTGCGCGGCCCGACCATCTCCGCCGACTTCAAGGCGCTCGTGATCGACTACATCGAGCAGCGCTACGGCCAGGGCGCCAAGGTGCCGGTGACCGCGGCGGAGTAG
- a CDS encoding IS3 family transposase (programmed frameshift), translating into MAKRQRRSYSDEYKRQAVDLVLSSGRSAKSVSKELGLDGSVLSRWVKDRSTVAAGGSAVAPTSQAAVPSADQADLVARLQRENEQLRMERDILKKSIAIFAGPPDMRFRFIEDRRADYPVKIMCRVLGVSPAGYYAWRSRPESPRAVANRDLLEGIKRVHRESHGRYGSPRIHVELKAQGHHASRGRIERQMRRHGVRAISAGPRRCRTTDSGHGFPIAPNLLGRNFSAAMRNQVWLADITYVWTGQGWLYLAAVMDLYSRRIVGWAMDDHLRAELPLAALRMAIKGQKPGAGLIHHSDRGIQYASTEYRQALQAAGFRPSMSRRADCYDNAPMESFFHTLKTELIHHSQYETRNEAERDIFAYVEGFYNQTRRHSAIGYISPVEMELKSA; encoded by the exons ATGGCGAAACGGCAGCGACGGTCCTATTCGGACGAGTACAAGCGGCAGGCAGTCGATCTGGTCTTGTCGAGCGGCCGCTCGGCGAAGTCGGTATCGAAGGAGCTCGGGCTTGACGGCTCCGTGCTGAGCCGATGGGTGAAGGATCGGAGCACGGTGGCAGCCGGCGGCAGCGCCGTGGCGCCCACATCGCAAGCGGCGGTGCCGTCGGCGGACCAAGCTGACCTGGTCGCACGGTTGCAGCGGGAAAACGAACAGCTGCGCATGGAGCGCGACATTTTAAAAAAGTCGATAGCGATCTTTGCTGGACCCC CGGACATGAGGTTCCGTTTCATCGAAGATCGCCGGGCGGACTATCCGGTTAAGATCATGTGCCGTGTGCTCGGCGTCTCGCCCGCGGGCTACTATGCTTGGAGGTCGCGCCCGGAAAGCCCTCGGGCCGTGGCCAATCGAGATCTGCTGGAAGGCATCAAGCGGGTTCATCGCGAGAGCCATGGCCGCTATGGCAGCCCGCGCATCCATGTCGAGCTCAAAGCCCAGGGACATCATGCAAGCCGTGGCCGGATCGAGCGGCAGATGCGCCGTCATGGCGTTCGAGCCATCTCCGCCGGGCCGCGACGATGCCGCACCACCGATAGCGGGCATGGCTTCCCGATCGCGCCGAACCTGCTCGGCCGGAACTTCTCGGCCGCCATGCGCAATCAGGTTTGGCTCGCCGACATCACCTATGTCTGGACCGGCCAGGGATGGTTGTACCTGGCCGCCGTTATGGATCTGTACAGTCGCCGCATCGTGGGCTGGGCAATGGACGACCATCTACGCGCCGAATTGCCGCTCGCCGCATTACGAATGGCGATCAAGGGACAAAAGCCCGGCGCCGGCCTGATCCATCATTCCGATCGCGGCATCCAATATGCTTCAACCGAGTACCGCCAAGCGCTGCAAGCCGCCGGCTTTCGGCCTTCGATGAGCCGCAGAGCCGACTGCTACGACAACGCCCCGATGGAAAGCTTCTTCCACACGCTCAAGACCGAACTGATCCATCACAGTCAATATGAGACCCGCAATGAAGCCGAGCGCGACATCTTCGCTTACGTCGAAGGCTTCTACAATCAGACCCGAAGGCACTCGGCTATCGGCTATATCAGCCCGGTCGAGATGGAGCTAAAATCGGCTTGA
- a CDS encoding Rieske 2Fe-2S domain-containing protein, translating to MLRAEDNKFLTESGPGTGMGELLRRFWIPVLLSEELPEPDGEPKKIVVLGEELLAFRDTRGVVGIIDQYCPHRGANLWLGRNEECGIRCVYHGWKFDTDGRCVDMPTSYPDLNAKDLIRIKSYPAREWGEMIWAYMGPADAMPELPDLEMALLPASHRYVSKKWQDCNWVQALEGSIDTAHFTFAHLSFDKEENEILDIKKHFVNPIARMSSDHMRWIAEDPRPVIKIAPHAAGLTIAGGRITGDDNIYWRIAQFLMPFHAYAPSAMPGENIFGQTFVPVTDTNCWIYTYAWNPERPLTQAERDAFDRGNGVIAEVGDNYVPLRHKGNDYLIDRKLQKTRSYTGIKGVSEQDAAVQDSQGPIADRTREHLGPTDLGIMHFRKVVMELARALQQGEPPPQAAHQDRYAVRSGACVTSKAKDLSAVMLERFGDVTGFVGRPRTAAAE from the coding sequence ATGCTCCGCGCCGAGGACAACAAATTCCTGACCGAGTCCGGCCCCGGAACCGGCATGGGCGAATTGTTGCGCCGGTTCTGGATTCCTGTCCTGCTGTCCGAAGAACTTCCCGAACCCGACGGCGAGCCGAAGAAGATCGTCGTGCTCGGCGAGGAGCTGCTTGCGTTCCGCGATACGCGCGGCGTCGTCGGAATCATCGACCAGTATTGCCCGCATCGGGGCGCCAATCTCTGGCTTGGGCGCAATGAGGAATGCGGCATCCGCTGCGTCTATCACGGCTGGAAGTTCGACACCGACGGAAGGTGCGTCGACATGCCGACCTCCTATCCCGATCTCAACGCCAAGGATCTCATCCGCATCAAATCCTATCCGGCGCGCGAATGGGGCGAGATGATCTGGGCCTATATGGGTCCCGCGGATGCGATGCCCGAGCTGCCCGATCTCGAAATGGCGCTGCTGCCGGCCTCGCACCGCTACGTCAGCAAGAAATGGCAGGACTGCAACTGGGTGCAGGCGCTGGAAGGCTCGATCGACACCGCGCATTTCACCTTCGCCCATCTCTCCTTCGACAAGGAGGAGAACGAGATTTTGGATATCAAGAAGCATTTCGTGAATCCGATCGCGCGGATGTCAAGCGACCACATGCGCTGGATCGCGGAGGATCCGCGCCCGGTGATCAAGATCGCCCCGCATGCGGCGGGCCTCACCATCGCCGGCGGGCGGATCACCGGCGACGACAACATCTACTGGCGCATCGCGCAGTTCCTGATGCCGTTCCACGCCTATGCCCCGAGCGCGATGCCGGGCGAGAACATCTTTGGCCAGACCTTCGTCCCCGTCACCGACACCAATTGCTGGATCTACACCTATGCCTGGAATCCGGAGCGGCCGCTGACGCAAGCCGAGCGTGACGCCTTCGATCGCGGCAACGGCGTGATCGCGGAAGTCGGCGACAATTACGTGCCGCTGCGCCACAAGGGCAACGACTATCTGATCGACCGCAAGCTGCAGAAGACCAGGAGCTACACCGGCATCAAGGGCGTCTCCGAACAGGATGCGGCCGTGCAGGACAGCCAGGGCCCGATTGCCGACCGCACCCGCGAGCATCTCGGTCCGACCGATCTCGGCATCATGCATTTCCGGAAAGTCGTGATGGAGCTGGCGCGAGCGCTTCAGCAGGGCGAGCCGCCGCCGCAGGCCGCGCATCAGGATCGCTACGCCGTGCGCTCGGGCGCCTGCGTCACCAGCAAGGCCAAGGACCTTTCCGCGGTGATGCTGGAGCGTTTCGGTGACGTCACAGGCTTTGTCGGCCGGCCGCGAACAGCGGCAGCGGAGTAG
- a CDS encoding nuclear transport factor 2 family protein: protein MSQNRSSVEAVVQSYFDGLYEGDAEKLGAIFHPSADLRWVEKGELQVLTVPDWLDRVRKRPSGKAEGKPREDFIVTIDRSDDKTAFIKVRCQLPPRFFTDYLVAMKLADGWQIVSKSYRYDLRE, encoded by the coding sequence ATGAGCCAGAACCGTTCGAGCGTCGAAGCCGTCGTGCAATCCTATTTCGATGGACTTTACGAGGGCGATGCCGAAAAACTCGGCGCCATCTTCCATCCCTCCGCCGATTTGCGCTGGGTCGAAAAGGGCGAGCTGCAGGTGCTGACCGTGCCGGACTGGCTCGACCGGGTGCGCAAGCGCCCCTCCGGCAAGGCCGAAGGCAAGCCGCGCGAGGATTTCATTGTCACCATCGACCGTTCCGACGACAAGACCGCCTTCATCAAGGTCCGGTGCCAACTGCCGCCGCGTTTTTTCACCGACTATCTGGTGGCGATGAAGCTCGCCGACGGCTGGCAGATCGTGTCGAAGTCTTATCGGTATGATCTGCGGGAGTGA
- a CDS encoding Na+/H+ antiporter produces MEAKFQTFLILLAVLAGTALVARRFNIAPAILLMLSGVGLAFVPGMPPVELPPELVLLMVLPPLIYSASVAMSWREFKKNLRPIVLLAVGAVIFTAALVATATHYFIGLPWTVGFLLGAIVAPPDVVAPLAIARRLHLPRRLMVILEGEGLANDATALILYRFALAAIMVGHFSLPLAGGEFLLIVAGEIAFGIGVGWLSLRFRKWSGDPQVELTLSLITPYVSYWLPEHLGGSGVIATVACGLYVSWNGPLLISASTRLQGIFFWDLVIYLIEGLLFLLTGFQMRALYEKSKAFPLDDIVIATVVVLAVVVIARFAWLYPATYLPRMLSKSLRARDPSPPWQWPFVLAFTGVRGAVSLAAALALPFTLPGGETFPFRDLILFVAFGVIFITLIGVGLTLPPVVRWLGVAEAGRNEHAAEHEAEIAARRQTLDAALKSLDALTEEKDVSDEVMRLLRARHEIRVNQLPDSLDPTRHDVSAAGTALTRGLIAAERKFIHELLRDGQITDETRRRIERDLDLEEASLANREYRGGPL; encoded by the coding sequence ATGGAAGCGAAATTTCAGACCTTTCTCATCCTGCTCGCCGTGCTGGCGGGCACCGCGCTTGTCGCCCGCCGCTTCAACATCGCGCCTGCCATTCTGCTGATGCTCTCCGGCGTCGGCCTCGCCTTCGTGCCGGGCATGCCGCCGGTCGAACTGCCGCCGGAGCTGGTGCTGCTGATGGTGCTGCCGCCGCTGATCTACTCGGCAAGCGTCGCGATGAGCTGGCGCGAATTCAAAAAGAATCTTCGCCCCATCGTGCTGCTGGCGGTGGGCGCGGTGATCTTCACCGCGGCGTTGGTCGCAACCGCCACGCATTATTTCATCGGCCTGCCCTGGACCGTTGGCTTCCTGCTCGGCGCCATCGTCGCGCCGCCCGACGTGGTGGCGCCGCTCGCGATCGCGCGCCGGCTGCATTTGCCGCGCAGGCTGATGGTCATCCTCGAAGGCGAAGGGCTCGCGAATGACGCCACCGCGCTGATCCTCTACCGCTTCGCGCTCGCCGCAATCATGGTCGGGCATTTCTCGCTGCCTCTGGCAGGCGGCGAGTTCTTGCTCATCGTCGCCGGCGAGATCGCCTTCGGCATCGGTGTCGGCTGGCTCTCCCTGAGGTTCCGCAAATGGTCGGGAGACCCGCAGGTCGAGCTGACACTTTCGCTGATCACGCCCTACGTGTCCTACTGGCTGCCCGAGCATCTCGGCGGCTCCGGCGTGATCGCCACCGTCGCCTGTGGCCTCTATGTGAGCTGGAACGGTCCGCTGTTGATCTCGGCATCGACGCGCCTGCAAGGCATCTTCTTCTGGGACCTCGTGATCTATCTTATCGAGGGCTTGCTGTTCCTGCTCACCGGGTTCCAGATGCGTGCGCTCTACGAGAAGTCGAAGGCGTTCCCGCTCGATGACATCGTGATCGCGACCGTCGTGGTGCTGGCGGTCGTCGTGATCGCGCGCTTCGCCTGGCTCTATCCCGCGACCTATCTGCCACGGATGCTCAGCAAGTCGCTGCGCGCTCGCGACCCCTCCCCGCCATGGCAATGGCCGTTCGTGCTTGCGTTCACCGGCGTGCGCGGCGCGGTGTCGCTGGCGGCGGCGCTGGCGCTGCCGTTCACGCTTCCGGGCGGCGAGACCTTTCCGTTTCGCGACCTGATCCTGTTCGTTGCCTTCGGCGTCATCTTCATCACGCTGATCGGCGTCGGCCTCACGCTGCCCCCGGTGGTCCGTTGGCTCGGTGTCGCCGAAGCCGGTCGCAACGAGCATGCCGCCGAGCACGAGGCCGAGATCGCGGCACGGCGCCAGACCCTCGATGCCGCCCTGAAGTCGCTCGACGCGCTGACAGAGGAGAAGGACGTGTCCGACGAGGTGATGCGGCTCCTGCGCGCCCGCCACGAGATCCGTGTCAACCAGCTACCGGACTCGCTCGATCCCACCCGCCACGACGTCTCCGCCGCCGGCACCGCCCTGACCCGCGGCCTGATCGCCGCCGAGCGCAAATTCATCCACGAACTGCTGCGCGACGGCCAGATCACCGACGAGACGCGGCGGCGGATCGAGCGCGATCTGGATCTGGAGGAAGCGAGTTTAGCGAACCGGGAATATCGGGGAGGGCCGCTGTAG
- a CDS encoding Fur family transcriptional regulator, protein MTFAKPAFPAPDHDHGRCTADALAHAEAVCGERAQKFTPIRRHVLGALLSSHRPLGAYEVIDELAKSMPRPAPITVYRALDFLMANGLVHRIESRNAYLACAAHDHDATSAVTFLICERCGLVGEIPSASFARDLNAAARSSGFAPKLSVVEITGVCAHCQKAA, encoded by the coding sequence ATGACCTTCGCAAAGCCGGCATTTCCCGCGCCCGACCACGATCACGGCCGCTGCACCGCGGATGCGCTGGCGCATGCCGAGGCCGTCTGCGGAGAGCGCGCGCAGAAATTCACGCCGATACGCCGCCATGTGCTGGGGGCGCTGCTCTCGAGCCACCGGCCGCTCGGCGCCTATGAGGTGATCGACGAGCTGGCAAAGTCGATGCCGCGGCCGGCGCCGATCACGGTCTATCGTGCTCTCGATTTCCTGATGGCCAACGGCCTCGTGCACCGCATCGAAAGCCGCAACGCCTATCTCGCCTGCGCCGCTCACGACCACGACGCGACCTCGGCGGTGACGTTCCTGATCTGCGAGCGCTGTGGCCTGGTCGGTGAGATTCCGTCGGCTTCCTTCGCCAGGGATCTCAACGCCGCCGCGCGCAGCTCAGGCTTCGCTCCCAAATTGTCCGTGGTGGAAATCACGGGCGTTTGTGCGCATTGTCAGAAAGCTGCATAG
- a CDS encoding DMT family transporter: protein MSSPQAIPSAGRPLSAGAIALMLMLCLTWGFNQIAVKLVLPDIPPMLQATFRSMGALPVLFIIGSLRGVKFFERDGTWKPGVIAGLMFGIEFVLIFQGLRFTPASRAVVFLYTAPFFVALGSYQVLGERLGGTQWLGLAISFAGVALAIGVPQPNVDSHVLLGDLMIVGGAALWAATTLVAKGTRLRFAAPEKALGYQVATSIPILGLAAWLFGETIPHTPSPLSLGLMAFQAIWVVGTTFTLWFALVKTYSASKLSAFTFITPLFGVVGSYFIMHDTLNLTFGAAAVLVIAGLFLVNRPSQSAAAPRDALLNVTKT from the coding sequence ATGTCCTCACCTCAAGCCATACCGTCCGCCGGTCGTCCCCTCAGTGCCGGCGCCATCGCCCTGATGCTCATGCTGTGCCTGACCTGGGGATTCAACCAGATCGCGGTGAAGCTGGTGCTGCCGGACATTCCGCCGATGCTTCAGGCCACGTTCCGCTCGATGGGCGCGCTGCCGGTGCTGTTCATCATCGGCAGCTTGCGCGGCGTTAAATTCTTCGAGCGCGACGGCACCTGGAAGCCCGGCGTGATCGCCGGACTGATGTTCGGCATCGAGTTCGTGCTGATCTTCCAGGGCCTGCGCTTCACACCGGCATCGCGGGCGGTCGTGTTCCTCTACACCGCGCCGTTCTTCGTCGCGCTCGGCTCCTACCAGGTGCTCGGCGAGCGACTTGGCGGGACGCAATGGCTGGGGCTCGCCATCAGCTTTGCAGGCGTCGCACTCGCGATCGGCGTGCCGCAGCCCAACGTCGATTCGCATGTTCTGCTCGGCGACCTCATGATTGTCGGCGGCGCCGCGCTGTGGGCGGCGACCACGCTGGTTGCCAAGGGAACGCGGCTGCGCTTCGCCGCGCCCGAGAAGGCGCTGGGCTACCAGGTCGCGACCTCGATCCCGATCCTGGGGCTGGCCGCCTGGCTGTTCGGGGAGACCATCCCCCACACCCCGTCGCCGCTGTCGCTGGGCCTGATGGCCTTCCAGGCGATCTGGGTCGTGGGAACCACGTTCACGCTTTGGTTCGCGCTGGTGAAGACCTATTCGGCCAGCAAATTGTCGGCTTTTACCTTCATCACCCCTTTGTTTGGCGTGGTGGGTAGCTATTTCATCATGCACGACACGCTCAACCTGACATTCGGGGCTGCCGCCGTCCTTGTCATTGCTGGGCTTTTTCTGGTTAACCGTCCCAGCCAATCCGCTGCGGCACCGCGCGATGCATTGCTGAACGTCACCAAAACCTGA
- a CDS encoding GFA family protein, which translates to MTGSENSNARILVGECYCRAVRYEVADAFSYAMNCHCSNCRRTTGAAFKPFAGIEQSKFRIVGGENQRTIYGDDTTHDAHCARCGSLLYSRVRDGKWVHVAMGTLVDAPSIRPNAHIFVGSKAPWHEITDNLPRYRGHIGNA; encoded by the coding sequence ATGACCGGATCAGAGAATTCGAACGCTCGTATCCTGGTCGGCGAATGCTATTGCCGCGCCGTGCGCTACGAGGTGGCGGACGCGTTCTCCTATGCAATGAACTGCCACTGCTCGAATTGCCGCCGCACCACCGGCGCCGCCTTCAAGCCGTTCGCCGGCATCGAGCAGAGCAAGTTCCGCATCGTTGGCGGCGAGAACCAGCGCACCATCTACGGTGACGACACCACCCATGACGCCCACTGCGCCCGCTGCGGCTCGCTGCTTTATTCCCGGGTGCGCGACGGGAAATGGGTCCATGTCGCCATGGGAACCCTGGTGGATGCCCCCTCGATCCGACCGAACGCCCACATTTTCGTGGGCTCGAAGGCGCCCTGGCACGAGATTACGGACAATCTGCCTCGATATCGGGGCCACATC
- a CDS encoding TauD/TfdA family dioxygenase, with amino-acid sequence MSSLAGKQGPRYRHAADDSAPYETISVEKLTPIIGAEISGVDIGKLVSDDARSNQQMDEVHRALAENLVIFFRDQTITPQQHLAFGRKFGELHFHPAAPHEDEDPALMKIYADANSPRANGEGWHSDVSCDLEPPMGSILYIKQCPPRGGDTLFANMYAAYEALSDRMKAYLDGLTALHDGEPIYRGLYANYGVADRPSYPSAEHPVVRTHPVTGRKALYVNRGFTRHINGIPRDESDAMLAYLYQHAENPLFQCRFRWTENAIAFWDNRCTQHRAMWDYWPHTRSGTRVTVKGERPV; translated from the coding sequence ATGAGCTCACTCGCCGGCAAGCAGGGCCCGCGCTATCGCCATGCGGCGGACGACAGCGCGCCTTACGAGACCATCTCGGTCGAAAAGCTCACCCCGATCATCGGCGCGGAAATCTCCGGCGTCGACATCGGCAAGCTCGTTTCCGACGATGCCCGCTCCAATCAACAGATGGACGAGGTCCATCGCGCGCTCGCCGAAAACCTCGTCATCTTCTTCCGCGACCAGACCATCACGCCACAGCAGCATCTCGCCTTCGGCCGCAAGTTCGGCGAGCTGCATTTCCATCCTGCCGCGCCGCACGAGGATGAAGACCCGGCGCTGATGAAGATCTATGCGGATGCGAACTCGCCGCGCGCCAACGGCGAGGGCTGGCATTCCGACGTGTCCTGCGATCTCGAGCCGCCGATGGGCTCGATCCTCTACATCAAGCAGTGCCCGCCGCGCGGCGGCGACACGCTGTTCGCCAACATGTACGCGGCCTACGAGGCGCTGTCGGACCGGATGAAGGCCTATCTCGACGGGCTGACCGCACTGCATGACGGCGAGCCGATCTATCGCGGGCTCTACGCCAATTACGGCGTCGCCGACCGCCCGTCCTATCCGAGTGCCGAGCATCCCGTGGTGCGCACGCATCCGGTCACCGGCAGGAAGGCGCTCTACGTCAATCGCGGCTTCACCCGGCACATCAACGGAATCCCGCGCGACGAGAGCGATGCGATGCTGGCCTATCTCTATCAGCACGCGGAAAACCCGCTGTTCCAGTGCCGCTTCCGCTGGACCGAGAACGCCATCGCCTTCTGGGACAACCGCTGCACCCAGCACCGCGCGATGTGGGACTACTGGCCGCACACGCGCTCCGGCACGCGCGTGACGGTGAAGGGGGAGCGGCCGGTTTAA
- a CDS encoding N-acetylmuramoyl-L-alanine amidase produces MGQPRSILASLVSTLVASILLWSLAPAGKGHAAIARKIAKPKPPHAPVKCEMSKFRIVVDVGHTPDSYGALSARNDTEFGFNFRLARLIAAKLKAEGFAATRLLVTDGKARPSLLKRVSTANGARADLFLSIHHDSVPDKLIETWEFDGANSYFSDRFSGHSLFVSQRNPHYAASLMLARMIGRQLKDQDLHYAGQYALPVMGRYRRQLLDKDVGVYRYDGLVVLSQTRSAAVLLEAGSIINRDEEMAMNSPERQQIIAGAVAVAMREFCERR; encoded by the coding sequence TTGGGGCAGCCGCGCAGCATCCTTGCAAGTCTCGTCTCGACGCTGGTCGCGTCGATCTTGCTATGGTCGCTGGCGCCTGCAGGTAAGGGCCATGCTGCTATCGCGCGGAAGATCGCGAAACCCAAGCCGCCGCACGCGCCGGTCAAATGTGAGATGTCGAAATTCCGGATCGTCGTGGATGTTGGGCACACCCCGGACTCCTACGGCGCGTTGAGCGCACGCAACGACACGGAATTCGGCTTCAACTTCCGGCTTGCAAGATTGATCGCGGCGAAGCTCAAGGCCGAAGGCTTTGCCGCGACCCGGCTGCTCGTCACGGACGGCAAGGCGCGGCCGAGTTTGCTCAAACGCGTCAGTACCGCGAATGGCGCCCGGGCCGATCTCTTCCTGTCGATCCATCACGATTCGGTGCCGGACAAGCTGATCGAGACCTGGGAGTTCGACGGCGCGAACAGCTATTTCAGCGACCGCTTTTCGGGCCACTCTCTGTTCGTGTCGCAGCGGAATCCGCACTACGCTGCGAGCCTGATGCTGGCCCGGATGATCGGCCGGCAGCTGAAGGATCAAGACCTGCATTATGCCGGCCAATATGCCCTGCCGGTGATGGGCCGCTACCGGCGCCAATTGCTCGACAAGGATGTCGGCGTTTACCGCTATGACGGGCTCGTCGTGCTCTCGCAAACCCGCAGTGCCGCAGTGCTGCTCGAAGCGGGCTCCATTATCAACCGGGACGAGGAGATGGCGATGAACTCCCCGGAGCGGCAGCAGATCATTGCGGGCGCCGTGGCGGTGGCGATGAGGGAATTTTGCGAGAGGCGGTAG